CGACCTTAAGCGGCTGAAAGAGAAGTACACCGTAGACGGAGAGCGTCTCATCCAGCCCGAGCGGCAGGCGAGGTACCTGGGCATCGATGAGTTCAAGCTCCATGACGGGCACAAGTATGCAGTGATCATCATAGACATGGAGACCGGCCACATCCTCTGGCTCGCCCATGGGAAGAAGAAGGCCTCGGTATACTCGTTCATCGAGCACGTGGGAAAGGATTGGATGGATGGGGTTGAGGCGGTCGCCTGCGACATGAACAGCGACTTCCAGGAGGCATTTGAAGACCGTTGTCCCCACATCCAGACGGTTTTCGATTACTTTCATATCGTCAAGAACTTCAACGACAAGGTGGTGGGCCAAATCCGTAAGGACGAGCAGAGACGGCTCATTGCAGAGGGGGATGAGAAGGCTGCAAAATCCCTCAAGGGAAGCAGATATATCCTTACCTCTTCCAAGCAGACCCTTGCAAGGAAGGACCAGGAGGCAGAGGATGGGAAGATTCTTAGCAAGGGAAGCTCGCTGTTCAGCAAGGAGCAGGTAGTCCGCAAGGACGGACATCTAGCCAGATATGAGGATCTCATCAGGCAGAACAAGCTCCTGTTCACGCTGGACTTGATCAAGGAGAAACTCTGTGAGGCCTACAAGATGACCGATGAGCCATCCATGGCCGGCGCTATCACAGAAATCATGGACATGTGCATGGCTACAGGCAACAAGCACCTGCTCTGGTTCAGCAGACTGCTGGACAACCACTTCGAGGGTATCATCGCCCATGCGACCTATGACATCTCAGCAGGGAAGATCGAGGGGATCAATCACAAAATCAAGACCTTGAGAAGGCAAGGGTACGGCTACCCTGATGACGATTATTTCTTCCTCAAGCTCTTTGATGCAAGCAGGAAAGGCTATGTCAGGAACCCTGTGGCTGAGAAAATCCCACAGGATTTATGATTGAGCCAAAAATTGGGTACCAGATTCTCAGATGAAAAAACGAACATTCTTGGTTCCATCTCCCAATTTCTCACCCTGTTCAAGCACCTCCAACCAATGAAGGAGTACTCAAAGCGATTCAAGAGCCAGATACTGCAAGAGCTCTTCTCTACTGAGATTCCTGAGGATTGGTCATTGATAGCACTCACGTTAGGGCTCTCACAGCAACCATACCAATGCGCCGGTTATCCAGTTGGAGGTTCCCTGAACCTCGCCAAAAACATAGAGCGAGAAGCAAAGCGACTTGGAGCCACATTCAGATATAACAGCACGGTGGAGCGCATAGTAGTGGAGGATGGCGTTGCCAAAGGTGTGACCCTTCGTGGAGGAGAACACGTTGAAGCTGATTATGTGATCAGCGCAGCAGATGGCCATACCACGCTCTTTGGCATGCTTGAAGGGAAATACCTTTCCAAGCCTTACCAGAAGGCCTATGAAAGCTATCCTCTCTTCCCATCCAGCATCATGGTTGCCTTGGGCCTCAAGGGAGATTACTCTAACCTGCCTCATAACAGTTCTCCCTATTTCAAGGAACCGATCACATTGTTTGATGGAAGTAGTCATAATCGATTCAACCTAAACGTCTACCACTACGACCCAACCCTTGCCCCGAAGGGGAAGACACTCATCACCGTCATGTTCAACACCTGGGAAGGCGAGAAGTGGCAGCAGCTTGCAACGGAGCATCCAAAGCAGTACGAAGAGGAGAAGAGCAAGCTCACCAAAGAAGTGCTTGCACGACTCGAAAAGATTATCGGGCCGTTGGAAGACAAGGTTGAAATGGTTGACGTCTCAACACCTCACTCGGTCATTCGCTACACAGGGAACTGGCAGGGTAGCTTTGAAGGCTTTGCTCCCACGAAGGCAACACTCTCCAAAAGCCTCCCCAAGACGCTTCCAGGATTGAAGCACTTTGCGATGATCGGGCAGTGGACAACCCCCGGAGGTGGTCTTCCTACCGCCGCGAAGGATGGGCTGGATATAGCGAAGAAGCTCTGCAAAGAGCATGGAAAACCCTTTACCTCAAAACTATCCTAAAGACGATAAACGGCGTCCTTTTCAGGGCGCCGTTCTAAAGTTGTTATGTTTGTTTTTCTGTATTATCGGTACGGATTATCCTCACTCTTCTTCAGTACATTGCTCTCGGAGAAGCCCAATGCTGAGAGTGCCTGCATGGTCCTCTGTAACTGATAGGCAGGAATCCACCTGACCGTAAGTCGTACTGCCTTGCTCTCCGGGAGTTGCTCAGCATAAGGTTTCAGCCCTGCATTGAGTATACGGTCATACTGTGCATAGGCAGTGAGCAGGGAAGAGTAGGCGCCAACCTGGATCTGGTACCAACCGGTATCACCAGCCCTCTTGTACTTTGACTCGGGAATCTCTGGCTCGAAGATAAGGGTCAACTCAATATTCGCAATACCGGCATCGAGCATATCGATCTGCTCAGCAGAGGATGGGGTCAGATCGATGATCCTTCCATCAACATACGGCCCCCTGTCGTTGATCCTGACATCGACACTCCTCCCATTATCCTTGTTGGTCACCCTGACGATGGTGCCGAATTTCAGGCTTTTATGGGCAGCCGAAAGGCTCGTAGGATCGAATATTTCACCATTGGCAGTAAGACTCTCGCTCTTGTCACTGGTGTACCAGGAGGCTATCCCTTTTTCTATTACCGTACCGGGCTGCAACTTCTCTTCCTCTTCAGCAAAGAGGAAGCCTGTACAAAGAAGCACCACTACTAGCAAAGCAATCAATCGTTTCATACTCAAGAGTATACGCTCTCGCTCTTTGTTTTGGCAACCAGCAGTTGAACTCATGGCTGTCTTTCCACTATAATCGACGGTTATGAGCGAAAAGAACGTATCTACACATTGGGCGGATATATACGCCGACAAGATTATTCGTGAGAAAGGGGAAAAGGAGCACTATACCTGTGCTTCCGGCATTACCCCTTCTGGCACAGTCCATATAGGAAACTTCCGGGAGATCATCTCGGTTGAGCTGGTGGTGAGAGCCCTTCGAGAGAAAGGCAAAAACGTCCGCTTCATCTACAGCTGGGATGACTATGACGTATTCAGGAAGGTTCCCAAGAACATGCCTGAGCCAGAAATGCTTTCCACCTACCTCCGGAAACCCATTACCCTCGTTCCCGATACCCTTGGCCGGGCCGAGAACTATGCGCGTGGAAACGAGCAGGATGTAGAGCGCATCCTTCCCGCTGTTGGGGTTGAGCCTGAGTACATCTACCAGGCAAAGCGGTACCGCGCAAGTGAGTACGCCCAAGGAATGCGCCTTGCCCTTGAAAAGCGTGATGAGATCCGAGCCATCCTTGATGAGTTCAGGACTGAACCGTTGGAGAAGGATTGGTGGCCAATCTCTGTTTTCTCCAACTTCACCGACAAGGATACCACCACCGTGCTCGATTGGGACGGCGAGTGGAACATCACCTACCGGGATGATGAGACCGGCCAGACGGAAACCGTCGACCTCAGGACCACCAGCTGTGCAAAACTGCCATGGCGTCTTGACTGGCCGATGCGTTGGGCACATGAGCAGGTGGATTTTGAACCCGCAGGCAAGGACCACCACAGTGAAGGCGGTTCCTTCGACACCTCCCGCAAGATGGTCCAGGTATTTGGTGGGGAAGCACCTGTTTCCTTCCAGTACGACTTCATCAGCATCAAGGGACGGGGTGGAAAGATTTCCTCATCCAGTGGAGAAGTTGTCTCACTTTATGATGTCCTGGAAGTCTATACCCCTGAGGTTGCCCGCTACATGTTCGCCGGAACCCGGCCGAACACAGAGTTTGCCATCTCCTTCGACCTCGATGTCTTGAAGATTTATGAGGACTATGACACCTGTGAGAGAATCTATTTCGGCTTGCAGGAAGTGAATGAGAAGCGCAAGGCAAAAGAGAAGCGGATCTACGAACTCAGCCAGGTGAAGGGTGTTCCCTCCGAACCCAGCTACCAAATTCCCTTCCGCCACCTCTGCAACCTCTTGCAGCTCCATGAAGGGGACATTGAAAGGGCAATCTCGACCTTGGATGATATGACCGACAGCCAGAGGGACAGACTCAGGGTTCGCTGTGCATGCGCCTGGAACTGGATCACCACCTTTGCTCCGGAGGACTTCAAGTACCGCCTTTCCAATGAGAGAGACCCCTTGGTTGAGCTCACAGACCAGGAGCTTGCTGCTGTACATGCCTTAAGGGAGGTCGTGAAGGTCATGGACCAGATTGAGGACAAGGAGTACACCACTCGTCTCTATGACTCAGCAAAGGACAATGGCCTGGACACCGGTGCCTTCTTCAAGCTGATCTACCGCATCATGATCGGGAAAGACCGGGGACCAAAACTTGGGCCCTTCCTCCAGACCTGCGGCAAGGAGAAAGTCCTCTCAATTCTTGGGCGATACTAAACTACTTGGATATATGGTTTGCAGGGAGCTTTCTGAGCTCCCTGTTGCCGTTTTAAGACCAGAGAGAATAGGAGTTTTAGATGAATGTTTTGATGATCAACACCAGTCCACACGAGAATGGTTGTACTAATCGCGCATTGCAAGAGGTTTCCTCTGTACTGAAACAGTGGAATATTGACAGTGAGATTCTCTGGATCGGAAAAGGTAGCCTACATGGATGCACTGACTGTGGTTACTGTTTTAAGCATGGTTCATGCGTGTTCACCGATGATTCGGTCAATGAAGCAGCAGTGAAAGCGGTGAAGGCTGACGCCCTTGTGCTGGGATCAGCGGTACACTACGCCTCTGCCGCCGGGGCTGGCAGCGCCTTCCTCGATAGGCTGTTCCGTGTTGTATCAAAGCAGATGGCGCTCAAGCCGGGGGCCGCTGTGGTCTCCTGCAGGCGGGGTGGGGCAAGCGCCACCTTCGACCAGTTGAACAAGTACTTCACCATCAGCCAGATGCCGGTGGTCTCCTCTACCTATTGGAACAGTGTTCATGGCAACACGGTCGAGGAAGTGGAGCAGGACTTGGAAGGACTGCAGGTCATGCGTTATCTGGGGGCAAACCTCGCTTGGTTGCTCTCCTGCATCGAAGCAGGAAAGGAAACCGTGAAGAAGCCTGTTCCAGAAAAACGCATAGCCACCAATTTTATTCGCTAGCGGAGAATCCGGTCCAGGATGATGGAGTTGTTTCTCCACTTGTCCTGGGCTTTGACCCTGAGGTCGAGACGGAGTTTCTTACCGGGGAAGATATCGCGGATCTCAGGCTCTGCACCTTTGCGGATTTTTGCGATGCCCGCTCCTCGCTTACCTACCACAATACCCTTCTGCGTATCGCGTTCGACCACGATGAATGCCCGCACCCAAACCGTATTGTTTTCCTCACTGTATTCAATGTCGGCTATCTCGACGTAGATTGCGTGGGGAATCTCCTCGGTCACCAAGTTGATCGCCTTCTCTCTAATGATCTCACTGATACGGAACTCGAGGTTCTGGTCGGTATATGCATCGGCAGGGTAGAGTAATTCACCCTCTGGTGCATGCTTGAACAGCTCAATGAGAATCTCATCCACCCCTTCATCGAGTTTTGCAGAGGCTCCCAGTACTGTTTTTCTAGGCAACATCTCTTCAAGGAATGCCTGTGCTTCTGCCAATTCACTTTCCTTGAGGATGTCACTCTTGTTGATGACACAGATAACCGGGGTTTTCAGTTTTGCAATATGGCTGGCGAGGGCTTTCTCCTCTTCTCCTGCACTGCGCTTGGCATCAATGATATAGAGTACTGCATCGTTCTCTTCGAGGGTCTTCAGCGCAGTCTCTTGCAGGCGCTTGTTCAACGTTTTTCCACTGAGGTGGAAACCAGGTGTATCGGTGAAGATCAACTGGCCCCTCTCGTCGGTATAGATACCCCTGATCGCATTCCTGGTTGTCTGCGGGGTACTGGCGGTAATGGAGACCTTCATCTCACAAATCGTATTGAGCAGGGTGCTCTTTCCAGCTGATGGTCTGCCTATAATGGCAACCGTAGCACATTTCATACACTGTTCTCCTAATTAATGGCCTCAGTATACTGTTTCATATCCTTTCTGCCTACATCCCCTAGGAGTTACGCACCAAATAGTTGGAAATGAATGACAACTTGTTGTGATGCAAGCATACAAGCAAGATGAAAAAGTTGAGGGGAACCTCATTTTTAAGGGTGGATCCACTTTTTCTCTTGCTTTTCTTTTTACAGGGTATTAAACTGCACTTAATACAGGAGATTCACACCATGCCCCCATTGCCTGATTGGGTTCTCAAGTACAAGACCAAGGGAATCTATACGAAAAAGACCAAACATGGCTACGCACTGTATCGTGGCCATTCAGAGCGGGTACCGGGAAAGAGCTACCCGGTATTCCGCTGTGACGAATACCTGGGCATTGTCACCGAACAGGAAGGCCTTGTGCCATCGAGACCGCCGGTCAAGCCTGCAATCAGGGTCCTTCGCTATGGGTTCTGCCAGATCGTCGAAACCTCATGCAGAGTGCTGACCAGGCATCCCAAGAGGCTCGGCCTCGATGCGGATGTCCTTTTCGTGAAGGCTGCCCTCGGCATGGAGGGCAAAGAGAACCAGATTGGCTATGAAGGCAGCTGGTTTTCCATCCTGTTTCCGGGAATGGACCTGGGCAGGGTCCTGACGGAGGCAGAGGGGCGATACCTGCCCGTCATGAGACGACAGGTCGAGTCGAAGCTGAGGGACCGCCTTGGCCCTGATTTCGCTGAGATGCTTGCACTTTCCTCAAGCCTG
This sequence is a window from uncultured Sphaerochaeta sp.. Protein-coding genes within it:
- a CDS encoding ISL3 family transposase, whose product is MHCIMLPSELVGFTNRTTEIVKTVSNREMYLLKGELASSADDCLCPLCGSSMHIHDRCEATLRHLCFGDKLSCLRFTKLRYYCPRCGHSHMQDVPFQAKGHRISCELLNYTRDLLAYGFTNKQVAYLTGLGKNTVKAIDLKRLKEKYTVDGERLIQPERQARYLGIDEFKLHDGHKYAVIIIDMETGHILWLAHGKKKASVYSFIEHVGKDWMDGVEAVACDMNSDFQEAFEDRCPHIQTVFDYFHIVKNFNDKVVGQIRKDEQRRLIAEGDEKAAKSLKGSRYILTSSKQTLARKDQEAEDGKILSKGSSLFSKEQVVRKDGHLARYEDLIRQNKLLFTLDLIKEKLCEAYKMTDEPSMAGAITEIMDMCMATGNKHLLWFSRLLDNHFEGIIAHATYDISAGKIEGINHKIKTLRRQGYGYPDDDYFFLKLFDASRKGYVRNPVAEKIPQDL
- a CDS encoding NAD(P)/FAD-dependent oxidoreductase; amino-acid sequence: MSQKLGTRFSDEKTNILGSISQFLTLFKHLQPMKEYSKRFKSQILQELFSTEIPEDWSLIALTLGLSQQPYQCAGYPVGGSLNLAKNIEREAKRLGATFRYNSTVERIVVEDGVAKGVTLRGGEHVEADYVISAADGHTTLFGMLEGKYLSKPYQKAYESYPLFPSSIMVALGLKGDYSNLPHNSSPYFKEPITLFDGSSHNRFNLNVYHYDPTLAPKGKTLITVMFNTWEGEKWQQLATEHPKQYEEEKSKLTKEVLARLEKIIGPLEDKVEMVDVSTPHSVIRYTGNWQGSFEGFAPTKATLSKSLPKTLPGLKHFAMIGQWTTPGGGLPTAAKDGLDIAKKLCKEHGKPFTSKLS
- a CDS encoding septal ring lytic transglycosylase RlpA family protein codes for the protein MKRLIALLVVVLLCTGFLFAEEEEKLQPGTVIEKGIASWYTSDKSESLTANGEIFDPTSLSAAHKSLKFGTIVRVTNKDNGRSVDVRINDRGPYVDGRIIDLTPSSAEQIDMLDAGIANIELTLIFEPEIPESKYKRAGDTGWYQIQVGAYSSLLTAYAQYDRILNAGLKPYAEQLPESKAVRLTVRWIPAYQLQRTMQALSALGFSESNVLKKSEDNPYR
- the lysS gene encoding lysine--tRNA ligase; translated protein: MSEKNVSTHWADIYADKIIREKGEKEHYTCASGITPSGTVHIGNFREIISVELVVRALREKGKNVRFIYSWDDYDVFRKVPKNMPEPEMLSTYLRKPITLVPDTLGRAENYARGNEQDVERILPAVGVEPEYIYQAKRYRASEYAQGMRLALEKRDEIRAILDEFRTEPLEKDWWPISVFSNFTDKDTTTVLDWDGEWNITYRDDETGQTETVDLRTTSCAKLPWRLDWPMRWAHEQVDFEPAGKDHHSEGGSFDTSRKMVQVFGGEAPVSFQYDFISIKGRGGKISSSSGEVVSLYDVLEVYTPEVARYMFAGTRPNTEFAISFDLDVLKIYEDYDTCERIYFGLQEVNEKRKAKEKRIYELSQVKGVPSEPSYQIPFRHLCNLLQLHEGDIERAISTLDDMTDSQRDRLRVRCACAWNWITTFAPEDFKYRLSNERDPLVELTDQELAAVHALREVVKVMDQIEDKEYTTRLYDSAKDNGLDTGAFFKLIYRIMIGKDRGPKLGPFLQTCGKEKVLSILGRY
- a CDS encoding flavodoxin family protein, which translates into the protein MNVLMINTSPHENGCTNRALQEVSSVLKQWNIDSEILWIGKGSLHGCTDCGYCFKHGSCVFTDDSVNEAAVKAVKADALVLGSAVHYASAAGAGSAFLDRLFRVVSKQMALKPGAAVVSCRRGGASATFDQLNKYFTISQMPVVSSTYWNSVHGNTVEEVEQDLEGLQVMRYLGANLAWLLSCIEAGKETVKKPVPEKRIATNFIR
- the era gene encoding GTPase Era, whose amino-acid sequence is MKCATVAIIGRPSAGKSTLLNTICEMKVSITASTPQTTRNAIRGIYTDERGQLIFTDTPGFHLSGKTLNKRLQETALKTLEENDAVLYIIDAKRSAGEEEKALASHIAKLKTPVICVINKSDILKESELAEAQAFLEEMLPRKTVLGASAKLDEGVDEILIELFKHAPEGELLYPADAYTDQNLEFRISEIIREKAINLVTEEIPHAIYVEIADIEYSEENNTVWVRAFIVVERDTQKGIVVGKRGAGIAKIRKGAEPEIRDIFPGKKLRLDLRVKAQDKWRNNSIILDRILR